The Dasypus novemcinctus isolate mDasNov1 chromosome 20, mDasNov1.1.hap2, whole genome shotgun sequence genome segment TTAGAATCCACAGAATGGAGAGTTTGGAAGCTAGAAAATGACAGTCTTCTGTGTGACCAGCTCCTCAGCATTGGGAGTGTTTGCCTTTCTCTAGTCAGGCTTAACAGAAGCAAATGggttcctttcctcttttcaaaGATTCACAGAGGTGGTTTCTACAATCCTTGGGTGACTTCCATCATACCTGCCTCCTAGTAATTGCAGCTTTGTGTAATGTCCTTCTCTTGCATGTGCATAGGatctgtgacttgcttctaaccattGGAATATGACAAAGGTGATGAAATGTATGTGATCACATAAATGTGATTACCTAACGGTGTAGCACCCATCTTGCCAGAATATATCTCTCTctatccctccctccttcccctaccctccctctccccccttctCTATCTTTTGCTGGCTTTGAGGAAGCAAGCCATCATGAATTCTATAGCCACAAAGAGATGGGTCTGCCAACAACATCCCCAGTTGAGCCATCAGATGGTAATGCAGCTCAGCAGATACTTCGATTGCAGCCTTTTCAGACCCCTAAGTAGGGGACACAACTAAGCTATTCCCGGACACCTGATCCACAAAAAAACGTaggataataaatgtgtgttgcttTATAGGGCCACACACATAACTGCTATGTGGTGTATAAAACTAATAACCCTGTGATTAAACTTAATCCTCTTGTCTTATAAAAATTCCTTAAATCAAATCTTTCTGTACTTTCAATGCCTCTGCAGTGCACTCAATACCTGCACTGTAATCTTGGCTTATTgttagaaactgaggcacagtggcctctcaaggagagatgtactccatgctagtgctgtctccatgactacgcttacaacctaaggaatgcagtgattgggagttccaGGTAAATGGGTTGAAGTTGTTAAAggctaaaagaaaagatgagcacatactttttgtaatgaatagaacacttagactttgtaccttgagataagatattttaaaattccttagactataggtaatgctgatagttaatacgtgttgctcCTTAATGGCATGTAGGCTAGTATTTGTGCATAGTGACATGTAGGCTACAGTGGTCCTGCTTGTAggcacgtacactggggtatataaagagccccttgtaatcaataaagttttctgatgagcttgaggcttcaatgctctcagatcccctgatcccaacctctctttgtctttcatacccgataccctttgggtccacgACTCCGACAGCTTATAAGACAAATTTCCTTGTGGCGCTCGCAGCAATTGCAAGATTGATCTGGTTTCTTTTGCTAGTGTTGTCAATTTTTGAAGCCATGGTTGTGGCTCATGTCATTAGTTCAGCTCTTTGTAGCAGGAGCTTGATGCTTCAGAGTAATAGTATCCTGGTCTCTATTTCACTGAGttgcaaaaaagaagaaaatcagatgTGAATCACCTGACCTAGACAAGGTCAAAAAGAAGGTAATCAAAGGAACAGAAATAAGCAATTCTGTAGCCCCACTTGTTATAGTTGTTGTTTAACAATTCCCTGAAGCTACAGGCAAACAGGCTTCTGTACATGCACCTTCCATTGGTTCCACTCCAAGCCCTTAACAACCTGGATTCAAGCTAATGATTCACAAGCCTAATGGAATTGCAACAAGATTGTGTAGGATTGTAATGAGACCATTCCCCACTAGCACAGCTACCTGTCCCTTTCTACCATCTCTTCATTATGTACCCTCCTCAGTCTTCCCACGTGAAGTCTTTCCTATCTCTTCATTTCTTACAAGGAAACTTTGATAGGGACTGAGCTCAGAGTGCAAATTGCCACAGGGCACAATCACTTTCATTAGGAAAATAAGAAGTTATATTTCCCTAGCTTTCATTTACCCAGAGAATAATccagtgggggatggggtggggagaggtgggagtATAATGTGGCAATAATAATTCtaagaaagagaaataacaaGGAGGTCATTAACAAATTCTATTTTGTTCAAACCTATTAAGAAGCTGGAGGGCAAAAAATGATGATGATCACATGATAGGAAAatgcaatgaggaaaaaaaataagtccTGCTAATTGGCAAACCTGTTCATGCCAGTAAGGGGCTGACAtgactgagagaagagaaattcaGGCTAGCATTGGAAAAATATTCAAGATTTGAAATATTGggaaactgtaaaaaaaaaaaagaggtggggaggggaattgGTGTAAAAGCAACATGTGAGAGGCTTAAGGGACATGAGGGGACCTCTCTTATGGAGCATATGGAAGTGAAGGCCCTTGGTAAAACTGAGTGGAAATCATGAGACTCTTATCTAACACTTGTAACATACTTGTTATAATGTCAGGGAAAGTATGCACCTTTTACACATATTAACTTTTTTAATCTTCATAGGCCTATGGGGTAAATATTATCACCCCATTTTATATCTAAGATGGAACGGAAACTGAGCCAACAGACAGATataataacttgcccaagatcacagagTGACAAAGGAGGTATTTAAACCCAGGCAACCAAGCTAGACTCAGAGTCCTGATGCTCTACTATTCTactaagaagagaaagaaaaagaaagatgagaaggatGCTTCCCGTGTACGTCAAGCTCTGAAGAGAAACATTCTATTCAAAGGGCTTTCTGCCTCTGATAGTATTTTCTCTTCAAAACATCAAGGATAGGTCAAGCATGTATTTCTTGCTCCTGTCATGAATGGGGAATGTAAGGGCTGGAGAAATTCGGTaacaatttatttctgctcttcctTGCCCTATAAATACCATCCACCGTAACAAGCTCTCTGCTGTGCCTAACCTTAATTCCCTTATTTTTCTGAAAAGAGTAAAAGTGCTAACCTAACTGTGAAACTGACAGATTGCCAATCACAAGTATCATAACAGGTTACTCTCCCACTATTTGATTTTCTtcactgagaaaaaaatttaagttgaTATTCTCCTTTCTCATATTTGTGTGCTGCATAGGGACTCAGAGTGGGCTCCATCCCACCCATTTCCCCTTAACAAACGCTTGGTATTATTAGACTTTCAGAGTGCAAAAGGATCTGAAAGACGATTTTGTTCAACTCCTATGAGATAGATGTATCCCTATAAACTATCATTTTTGACAAGCTCAAACTAGCCTCTCTGCAGAGTACCGTAGTAACTGATATCCATTTTATGATCAGTCCCtaaaattttcttattaaatacTTTGTATTATGTAACAGATTACCTGCTTATGTCTATATCATTTATCTACCACTCATTTGTTTCTACATGTTATGtttctttccaaatatttggtaCTCCTCCCATGTGTACTTATTTTTACTCCCACCTTACTCTTCATTTTCTTGAGTGACAAGAATGTATTTCTCAATAACAATGCCactttacaaaagaggaaagaaggagatAAAGAGAGAGGTGGGtgggaggagaaaggaaggaaaggaagactaTAGTAGATCTTGGAATccagttttaaaacaaaaagaaacatatatgCCACTCTGACTTGTCTGTTTCAATGGAAATTGAACTCAGGGTGGAGGAGAATGTCGTCAATAGCACCTGGAAATTCCAAACTGCAATCCTGCTTTCTCTAAAAATGGAATGGCTTTCTAGTTCATTTGGCAACCTTCCAGTCCTCCCTCAAAGGCTGGGAAGAAATGGCCCAGAACCAGAGTTGATTATCAACATAGCCGAGGGGAGGGCGTCGATTACATAGAGCATGAGAGGGAGCTAAGCACACAGGGGGCTGAGAATGGGGACTGGCAGGGGGGCTTTCCACCTCCAACAGTCACCCTAGCAAGCTGTGATGAAGGACCAAGAACACTACTCGTTTTCTGATGGAGAAGAGAACATATTTGGTTGCCAGCGATCTGCGTTTGACCTTCCTCAAAGTCAAGTTCCTCATTGCTGCCTAGAAAAACCcttatttcagggacagatgtgTCCTACATGATTGTCTTCTttttgggggcagtggggaaaagaaaaccaaagtcaTATAGAAAGAAGTAATAATGGAAGGGAaggacagaaggagaagagaagcaaaTGTGGAAGAGaccataaaaaattaaatagaaatagaGAAGGAAACCTAGAGGAAAGGGGAGCAAAAGatgatagaaaataaaagttaaaggAGTAAAGAAGACAGggacggaaaaaaaaaaaagagaaggaaaatttgaTTTATTGCTGAGAAAAGTTTCTCTCCTTAAGTCCTCTAGGTCAAGAAGTCAGACATGGTACAGCATATGGAAAGGAGGCAAAGGAAGCTTAGCATATGATCCTGGAGACACAGGAGCTCAGCCCAATGGGAGTCCGAGCCCACGCCGGGACTGCCTCAGTCCTGGGGTTCTTCATCCAGGTGAGTTCAATTGTGAAGaaggcttttgtttgtttgtttctcagaTAAATCTGGGGGAAATGGCGggccggggaggggagggtgtaTGAGGTAAATGAGGAGATGAATAAGCAGAATGTGTTATGGATTCATATTGATGCATGCATACGAATTTATGATAAAGTTTAGGTTTGAATTTGGGCTACATTTATAAGAGTGTGCAGTTGGTGAAGTGACTTAAACCCCTTTACCTTTAAAAACTATGGCTGAATACATCCATCTAAATATACCTTATACCCACCTATGGGGCTATTATGATTAaatggtataaaatatttaaaactcttAGCAGTCTGACTGTAAGCAGTAGGTATTTTGATACATACATTGTTTTGTTattccatttccctttcttctctgtatGATAAAATAATGATGTGGTACAGAGGGAATGAAAAGGGCAGTGGGAGAGAATACAATTTGGAACTGGGCAGGAATTCAGAGGCTCAAAACAATACCCTGAGGGACAGATCAGGAAAGGTCTAGGACAAACAAACTGATATTGATGGCTGCCCCTCATTCACAAAAGTGATGATGCTTACTCACCACCAAAAACACACAGATTAGATATTTTCTCCCCCATGTTCTCTCACTCAAGTATTGTAGTCAGCAAACATGAGAGATGGAAACTAACAGTGCGAAACATGGACTGACTCGATGACCCTGTCCTCAATTCTACCCTGCTCTCACCAACTGATCTAACAAACCCAGCCAGGAAAGATGACTGATAGGCTGCTGAGCACAGCAGATAAGAATATTTCCCTGTCTGAAACTGTTTCCCTTTTTATAGCTTCCTGGGGCAAGATGTGAGGAAAACTGTGTTAATCCTGAACAGTAAGTATGTGAGAATCCCAGCCAGGAAGAGGGAAAGGCAGACGAAAACATCAATATTCAAAATAAGGTCAAGATGTCACTAGATAGCTGGGCTTCCCTTTAGATATTTCTACTTAAGTGGGCATCAACCTACTATCACAGACGGGCTACCCAAAACAAAGACATCTATTTGTATTATCCTAGCTACTCAAAATAATATTGCTGACAGCAGCATTACTCAAAACCAATCTTCCCATCCAAGCGACAGAATTAGTCACAATTTATAGAGTCACAGAGACTTGCAAAAGACTTTCTTACCCATGCTCCTCTGTGACTCATCAAAACACAGAGTGGCTTCAACCTCTACATCTACTATGGACATGTATGGGTGACTTCCAAAGTAGCTTTACCACTTCAAGTCCAAAAAGCATTATATAGTTTTCAGAGCATGTGAATATTTATTTCACACTTGATTTAGCTATTGCTTTATCTTGTAGTTATCCTGTATTCTAAACTGTATGCAGACACGGAGGTCATAaagagaaattgcaagagattCATTCCACTTGGTGGTGAACTATAAAAAGAGCAGGGAGAGTTTGAATAAAAGACTTGTTCAGGCCGAAGGGAAAGACTTATTTAGCCATAGGAAGGGTTTCCCAATAGACAAGTCAGTTACATCGAGGGGAAATGGAGATGGTCTTAGCTACCTGTCACATGCACATTGGACCTTGGTTACTTAACACATGCTCTCTAAGGTCTTAGATACCTATCACCGTAGAAAGAGTTCTCTCCAGAATCAGAATTCTAATTTTGTAGAACTTGAAGAGGCCTTGAACTAATGAGGATCGTGAGAACACCTAGAGGTGACATCCTTCAGTGAAAAAACAAATTATGTTTTCTATACACATGTGACCAAAGagaggaaatagaaatattttttcattagctCTATGTATCAGAAAGTGTCATTGAATGACAAAAtttactttatcttcaaagatacataaatagttcctttctcttccccatcCAAACCCTGCTCTAATCATGCACTCCTTTTCTCACACCATCTCTATTTTTTCATCCCTACAGAGAAAATTTGTAATATATCATTGACATAATTAATTTAGAATATTTAACTAGTTTTAATTGTGGTGAGGTTGGTTTCCACCCCCTACCCACCCCTTCTAGCTTGGTCTCAGTGGGTATGCATATCAGTTTTAATCCTGGATGTGCATTTAGGGCCCTTTCTATGGTGGGAATTTGCAATAGCTTGCAAAACATAAATTACAAACTTAATTGTATAGCTTTCATGATTATAACTGAAATTTTCTTtacaattttttccttcaaatatatGCAGTACTAGTTTTCATAGCCATTTTAAACCCACTCTTTCCAGACTTGCATTACAAGTCATAATTGTCATCATAGCTTTTTATGATCATCACAGTTAAATTTTTCTATTAACATTATGCTTAAAATCGTGACTTCTGTTTGTTTTACAATAATTCAAAAAATGACTTATGAAACACTGTTTATTGTATAAAAACACTATTTAAGACATCCCATTTCATAAAATATTCAGCTTATTATAGTGAAGTTTAAATAATACAAACTATGATGAAGAGTGTATGCTTTTATTGTAACAAGATATCATATTATATTATAACCCATGCACCTGATTTTGGAATTGTGTCTTTATTGTAAAAAACTTTAATCTTTCTTCCTAGTTGCCTGACTACAGACTGGGTACACCTCTGGTATATATGGTAAGTTTCAACTATAATCCCCAGGGACTTTCTTTTTCTCAGGACACTCATtttataaaaaagttttaaacacaTTGTCAGCATGAAGAAAAATACTAGGACAGCCTACTAACCTAGCATATCATAAACTTTCTTTTCCTCATAAGTAACCTATGTGACAATATGGCAGGATTTCCTATTTCAGTATCATCTTCTTGGCCAACAtcaaaagattattctttccttccctcaGGGACTGTTCTAGAAATTTCTTTACAGGAGACAGATTACTTGAGTGACGGAAAAAACAGCCCCTCCAGATCACCTTCGAATCTCTTATCAGTTGTTCTAATGCATAGAGAGGGATGTATGTGAAGTGGGAGTAGAATCTACgatctttctttaaaatattcaagCAAGAATCAGAATGCACACATTAAAGACAGATTGTGTCACTGTTGGGAAACGAGTCAAATCAGAGCTCTCACTTGCTCCCTGGGCTCACCGCAGGCTGCTGGTGGCAGTCGGAGGGCTGCTGCTCCTGTGTGGCCTGACTTCGGCGTGTTTCCGCTGCTGCTGCCTGAGTCGCCGGCGAAATGGGGAAGATGGGGGCCCACCTCCCTACGAAGTGACGGTCATCGCTTTTGATCATGACAGCACCCTCCAGAGCACAATCACTTGTGAGTGCATGGACTTCACAACATGGGGAGGATTAGGAGGGTACAGAGGCTTAGCAATAGTGCTTAATAACAATTCTAGAACTCAGGGTAGTTTTTTGTTTCCAGAAGCTGAATTGCACACTGCTCTTAGCTCTCACCCATGCCATGTTCTCCTCTCGATCATCTGTCTCAATAATGATGACAGAGCGAAGAGAAGATGTGAAATGTAGACAAAATGCAACTCATCAGCAGGgatttagggcaggggttcttgtGTGGAATTAAAGTGTAGTGAAAGGTTTACATGGCAATAGAGGCCTAGGAGGGGCAACATAATATTATTAAAGTGTTTTACATGTAAAAACCAGATCATGGCTCATTTACCCTAGAGTGAGCTCTATAATAATGATTCTTATTTAAATAAACCTATAAAAATTAATCTTATAACTTGAGACCTCAAATTTCTACCATTTTTGAATCATTGTAATCTCATGATCTTTATAACCTATTATGACTTTTTTTAAGTACTGGTCACAGCTTGGGATCGTGAACTCCATACATGAATTACTCAGTTTGCAAgttgttttattaaaataattttaaaatctaagaTGTCCTGGATTTTGGGAAAACAAACATGccctattttattctttaaacctaTAGTGTATTCTAAAGGTATTCTATTTTATACCTATAGCATATTCTATACAGTTTTATATCTTTAGAGAAATTAGTGGTATAtgctttaagtattttatttttcaagtatcGATACATTAAATCTTAGCCCAAACATCCTCCTGATCAAAAGacacattccttttctctttctgttctttattaTTCTTTCCTAAAATTTGGGGAGTAAATTCCAGGCAGAATACCAGTTGCCAAACCCTTTGATTCTTCTGTAGAAGAAAGATTAATATAACTCTTTGTAATTCGTCTTTCCTATCTCTCTCTTCTCACTGTTATcttagaaaaaagataaaagcacAGATAAATATTCCTAGGGAGACTGCAATATCTTTGGGTTGATGAAAAGAGTTCTAAGGGTATACAGCAGTAGGGGGGAAAATTTAGAGTATTTGAGGATACCATAGAAGACATGTCTTTTAGCCGAGAGTAATGTTGGTTTCTAAACATGCTCCAAAGAATTTTCATAAAATCTGTAGTAGAGAGTGAAAATGAGTTTGGGCAGGTATTAAAAACAAAGGGACATTAAGTGCAATGTACAGCTCTGATTTCCAAGGATGTCATTTTGACACTGTTCTGTCTTTCTTCTTTAGCACTGCAGTCAGTGTTCGGCCCTGCAGCTCGAAGGATCCTGGCAGTTGCTCACTCCCACAGCTCCCTGGGCCAGTTGCCCTCCCCTCTGGACACGCTCCCAGGGTATGAAGAAGCTCTTCACATGAGTCGCTTCACTGTAGCAAGATGTGGGCAGAAAGCACCTGATCTACCTCCGGTGCCAGAAGAAAAGCAGATGCCTCCAATGGAGAAGGAGTCTTCTCGAATAGAGCACGCTTCAAATTGATGGGAATGTTGGTTATATATAATGGGGGTGGGAGTGTCCCCAGATTCTGAAGAGATCCACAGGCATATGCTACATGTTCTTTCCTAACTTTCAGAAGGTTTAGGATAGCATCTAAACCTCATTCCATTGAAAAGATGGGTATTAACTCTTCATTCTCAACTGCCTGTATTTTTTCTATGGAATGCTTTGATTAGTAATGTTCATTCTTAATGCAATGACAAAATTGGCAGTTAACTATCAGCCATACTGATTTTAACTCACCAGGAAAGCATCAAAGATGTCTTAAATACCTTCAATTACTGAGTGCATGTAACATTCCTACACCCATATAACTCTGCAAGTTGCTTTTCTCTGCCAGCTATCAGATTGCGGTACACTGGAGGATAAAGATAACAGTGTCAGCCCAATCAGCAACATCAATGCGCCAAACTCATGCATCCTTCTTTCTGAGAGAATACCTAATTTTATAGTGAATGAGAATGAGCATCTTAGACATCATATAATACCCAACTAGACATCCAGAATCCACCAGTGGGATGGCCACTATGGCCATATAGTAGTACCAAATATCAAGGTCTTTCACTCTGGTTCTACCCACAAGCAGTAGGAAAAACTGCACAGAGTACAGTAAGAGTTCCATTagtttttcagttcttctgccctacaaacacaaacacacatttgCACACCCTTTTCTACCTTAATGATATAACAACTCAAAAGAATAACAAGGCTTTGcgtctttcctccttcctgcttGACCACTTGAAGCCACAAGATGTCTACAGTACAATATGCTCTCGTCTCTAGCGGTGGCTCTCACTGCCACCTAGTGGACCCACTGTGGAAAATATATTCTCCCCTTTGGACTTCTGCACAACTCTCCAGTTTTTGGGGCACTAACTGAACTGGCTCGTTCTGACACCATCCTGCTCTGCACTACTAAGCTGTCCACATAAAATACTGTTGCCCCAAAGTACTTTTGCTGGAAAATTGAAAGATACATTTGGGGAAAAGCTACTCTCCAGGGACCTTAGATAAgttattaaaatctttaaaactcagttttcttatctgtaaaataagggaTAATTAAAAAGATTCTTGTGAGGATCAAATAAGCTAACCATAGGTGACATGATTTGTAAGGTATTATGTACATGTACTTGTTATTATGCTTACTATTGACATCTAGTTTTCACCTGCTTGCTATGATTCTCAGAAAAATTACATACTGACCCATCCCTTTACCAGCTTGCTACGTTATTCCCAAGTCACACCTGAAGTAGCATTAtttcatcaataaatatttgttgattgagtTTAACAACCAAAGATATGCCATTCCTTTTAATACATTCTGTGTAGAGGTAAGGGATAGTTGAGAAAACATTTTGTGCATTAGGCAATTAATTCCAATATCTAGTGAGGCAAGACCAACCCAAGAAATGAATGATTAGTGTTGCACgcaattattaataaatatatacttgTTTCACTCAGATGAGAGGAGAAAATATTATAACCTGCTGGTGATCTGAATTTATCCTGAGTCACAGGATAAATTTATCAAATTGCCTCTGGAAATTGTTGAAAAGCATGAATTGTTAACAGAACCTGTTGTACCATTGACACATGAATCACTTTATCATACATTCCATTAAAATATTCTAGGATCCTTCATCCATCAAGACTCTACAGTCTTGAAGAAGTTAAAATGTTTGAGAGCATAGAAAGGACTTAGAATAAATCCTGCACATTAAGGTTTGTTCTAAAGAGATCTCCACCCATTTCCTACCTTATTTAAAATATGGAATCACTTTTATCCTTTTTAAGTTACTCTCTCCTGTCTCCAGTGTTCAGTGTGTCTTGCCATGATCTGCTTCAAGTGTATAATGTTAGTACCACTCCTCAGCCTCATCAAATCTTCCCCTTCTTAACTTTCCCATCTGTCACGAACTATAGGTATCAACCTGGCTTTGGTTCTTTCCCTATTCAATCTAAGATATCCATTAATAATCTCAATTAATTTTGCCATTACTATCAACAGTTTTTAAAATCCCTTTTCACTTTCCTCTCATCTGTCCTTCAGACTTTAAACACTGCTTCCATGAAGCTAACTAATTTCTTCCTAACACCTGCATTTCTTAGCAGTGCTAGAGAAAAATCTCAGCTCTACTGGTTGAAGTCACTATGAGTTCATGGACTCGAACAACAGCTGAACTATTTAGCATTCTTTCTAGATTCCTCtcatgatttttccatttctgctagcTGTTATTTAAATTTCAAGATCTCTCTTCAAATGCCACATTCCATCATCTAATTCATTAATTCTAAGCAAGGGACTTGGCTGTTTAGTTTAGAGAGTAAATCAAAACATTCTACATCCTGCCTCAAAGCTACAAACCTCTAGAGAG includes the following:
- the TMEM52B gene encoding transmembrane protein 52B — encoded protein: MILETQELSPMGVRAHAGTASVLGFFIQLPGARCEENCVNPEHCLTTDWVHLWYIWLLVAVGGLLLLCGLTSACFRCCCLSRRRNGEDGGPPPYEVTVIAFDHDSTLQSTITSLQSVFGPAARRILAVAHSHSSLGQLPSPLDTLPGYEEALHMSRFTVARCGQKAPDLPPVPEEKQMPPMEKESSRIEHASN